The Flavobacterium jumunjinense genome includes a region encoding these proteins:
- a CDS encoding TerC family protein, which translates to MEILTNPDAWIALLTLTFLEIILGIDNIVFLSIVSGKLKEEDQPKARRIGLLLAMVFRIILLFGITWVMSLKESFYDFDLGFFTGGISGQSLIIFAGGLFLLYKSVSEIHHKLEGEEESTSGKASNQLSSAIIQIALLNIVFSFDSILTAIGLVSSAEPPAGFGPAGAIEIMIMAIIISIIVMLVFAGPVSKFVNEHPTIQILGLSFLILIGVMLLAEGSHLAHFSFNGNEVHSIPKGYLYFAIFFSLFVEFLNLKMKKNRKPIQLKNNTIMDDKLTDIDILD; encoded by the coding sequence ATGGAAATTTTAACAAATCCAGATGCTTGGATTGCACTTTTAACCCTTACTTTTTTAGAAATTATCCTTGGAATTGATAACATTGTATTTTTGTCTATCGTTTCTGGAAAATTGAAAGAAGAAGACCAACCAAAAGCGAGACGTATTGGTTTATTATTAGCAATGGTTTTTCGTATTATTCTTCTTTTTGGGATTACTTGGGTAATGAGTTTAAAAGAATCGTTCTATGATTTTGATTTAGGCTTTTTTACAGGTGGAATTTCTGGACAGAGTTTAATTATTTTTGCTGGTGGTTTGTTTTTACTATACAAATCGGTTTCTGAAATTCACCATAAATTGGAAGGTGAAGAAGAAAGTACTTCGGGAAAAGCGAGTAATCAATTATCGTCTGCGATTATACAGATTGCACTTTTAAATATTGTGTTCTCTTTTGATAGTATTTTAACCGCTATTGGTTTAGTTAGTTCTGCAGAACCACCTGCTGGTTTCGGTCCTGCTGGTGCAATTGAAATTATGATTATGGCAATTATTATTTCTATCATTGTAATGCTTGTTTTTGCTGGACCTGTTAGTAAGTTTGTTAATGAACATCCTACTATTCAAATCTTAGGTTTGTCTTTCTTAATACTTATTGGTGTGATGCTTTTAGCAGAAGGTTCTCACTTAGCACATTTCTCATTTAATGGTAACGAAGTGCATAGTATTCCTAAAGGATATCTTTATTTTGCAATTTTCTTCTCTCTGTTTGTAGAATTTTTAAATTTAAAAATGAAGAAAAACAGAAAGCCTATACAATTGAAGAACAATACTATTATGGATGATAAATTAACAGATATTGATATTTTAGATTAA
- a CDS encoding DUF6095 family protein, which yields MATNRKILAKGIKYLSACLPLLFIGPIVINSSFKNEESPLFLYILILGILICGFAIFLGFKGLNTIMKSLFDGNK from the coding sequence ATGGCAACTAATCGGAAAATATTAGCCAAAGGCATTAAATACTTATCTGCATGTTTACCTTTATTATTTATAGGTCCAATTGTTATTAATAGTTCCTTTAAAAATGAAGAGAGTCCTTTATTTTTATACATTTTAATTTTAGGAATCCTTATTTGCGGTTTTGCTATTTTTCTTGGTTTTAAAGGTTTAAATACAATTATGAAAAGTTTATTCGATGGAAATAAATAA
- a CDS encoding alkaline phosphatase PhoX produces MKTNFRTLLLFTMSAMVISCNQDDDSSTTTEEQVALKNHSSTPAFLNKKAGFENLEIYSLLSSEDQLLQSPNFVYGSMADGMGLMKNNDGTFSLINNIEADYSIARISFDKTFKPVKGEYILNAAATASTAQCSGSLITPEEHGFGPLFLSGGEWGGASKGVFATDPFKNSNDAELATMLPAFGQWSTENAVVIGKDAYPTKTVAFIGDDTGDNTTPSGQLAMYVANRGDLAGGKLYGLKVTTAGIDFEMDMNEGSTYQAEFVEYTEKTLNELEQESRDKGIMGFSRVEDIDYRKGSGSANREIYFAVTGRKKTALTGKGTFYGRIYKVVLDAVNPTLATITCVLDGDKLSGVAKQFHSPDNIVVTKDYAYIQEDPNGYPDTADKTHFSYLYQYNLNTGALKVVLECDQVAAEAAGIGSASDMWELTGMIDVSDIIGVEGSFLICTQNHGWSDAAFTDPNANATPASNEGSQLYLIKGLER; encoded by the coding sequence ATGAAGACAAATTTTAGGACTTTATTATTATTTACCATGTCAGCAATGGTTATTTCTTGTAATCAAGACGATGACTCAAGTACAACTACTGAAGAACAAGTTGCATTAAAAAATCATTCATCAACACCCGCTTTCTTAAACAAAAAAGCTGGTTTTGAAAATTTAGAAATCTATTCATTATTAAGTTCAGAAGATCAGTTATTACAATCTCCAAACTTTGTATATGGGTCTATGGCAGATGGAATGGGGTTAATGAAAAATAACGATGGTACTTTCTCATTAATTAATAATATTGAAGCAGATTATTCTATCGCTAGAATTTCATTCGATAAAACTTTTAAACCAGTAAAAGGAGAGTATATTTTAAATGCAGCGGCAACAGCAAGCACAGCACAATGTTCGGGTTCATTAATAACTCCAGAAGAACATGGTTTTGGACCTTTGTTTTTATCAGGAGGAGAATGGGGAGGAGCTTCAAAAGGAGTTTTTGCTACAGATCCTTTTAAAAATTCTAACGATGCAGAATTAGCTACAATGTTACCTGCATTTGGGCAATGGTCTACAGAAAACGCAGTAGTAATAGGTAAAGATGCCTATCCAACTAAAACAGTCGCTTTTATTGGAGACGATACAGGAGATAACACAACACCTTCTGGTCAGTTAGCTATGTATGTTGCAAATAGAGGAGATCTAGCAGGAGGAAAGCTTTATGGATTAAAAGTAACAACTGCTGGAATCGATTTTGAAATGGATATGAATGAAGGATCAACCTATCAAGCAGAATTTGTAGAATACACAGAAAAAACTTTAAATGAGTTAGAGCAAGAATCGAGAGACAAAGGAATCATGGGATTCTCTAGAGTTGAAGATATCGATTATAGAAAAGGTTCTGGAAGTGCAAATAGAGAAATTTATTTTGCAGTTACGGGTAGAAAGAAAACTGCTTTAACAGGAAAAGGGACGTTTTATGGTAGAATTTACAAAGTAGTTCTAGATGCTGTAAATCCAACTTTAGCAACAATAACTTGTGTATTAGATGGCGATAAATTATCAGGAGTTGCAAAACAATTTCATAGCCCAGATAATATAGTTGTAACAAAAGATTATGCCTACATTCAAGAAGATCCTAACGGATATCCTGATACAGCAGATAAAACACACTTTTCATATTTATACCAATATAATTTAAATACTGGAGCATTAAAAGTTGTTTTAGAGTGTGATCAAGTAGCAGCAGAAGCAGCAGGTATAGGTTCAGCTTCAGATATGTGGGAATTAACAGGAATGATAGATGTTTCAGATATAATAGGAGTAGAAGGAAGCTTTTTAATTTGTACACAAAATCACGGTTGGAGTGATGCAGCGTTCACTGATCCAAATGCAAATGCTACACCTGCAAGTAATGAAGGAAGTCAATTATATCTAATAAAAGGATTAGAAAGATAA
- a CDS encoding DUF1572 family protein: MEINNIYLASVKKQMLYYKTIAEKAMDQLDENQLFTTVNEDTNSIATIIKHMHGNMLSRWTDFLTTDGEKEWRKRDAEFDNPDNSKTELLQLWNEGWDCFFKAINALQPEDLSKIIYIRNEGQTALDAINRQLAHYPYHIGQIVFYAKMLKQSDWNSLSIPKNKSNDYNADKFSKEKSVKHFTDDELKKLQ, from the coding sequence ATGGAAATAAATAACATTTACTTAGCAAGTGTAAAAAAGCAAATGCTTTATTACAAAACTATTGCCGAAAAAGCGATGGATCAATTAGATGAAAATCAATTATTTACTACTGTAAATGAAGATACGAATTCGATAGCTACTATCATAAAGCACATGCATGGCAATATGCTTTCTCGTTGGACTGATTTTCTTACTACAGACGGAGAAAAAGAATGGAGAAAAAGAGATGCTGAATTTGACAATCCTGATAATTCTAAGACAGAATTATTACAGCTTTGGAACGAAGGTTGGGATTGCTTTTTTAAGGCTATAAATGCACTACAACCTGAAGATTTGTCTAAAATCATTTACATTAGAAATGAAGGACAAACGGCTTTAGACGCTATCAATAGACAACTAGCCCATTACCCTTATCATATTGGACAAATAGTGTTTTATGCAAAAATGCTGAAGCAAAGTGACTGGAACAGTTTGTCTATTCCTAAAAACAAATCGAATGATTATAATGCTGATAAATTTTCGAAAGAAAAAAGTGTAAAGCATTTTACTGATGATGAATTAAAAAAATTACAATAG
- a CDS encoding DNA topoisomerase IV gives MSKKIVLLLPFVLASCYNQKRNCKDFKTGSFEFTQEIEGKNETSYFERNDSLQIETFRGQTDTLAIRWINDCEYIGKNIRPKNMAEKKSVHIKILTTNEEGYTFEYSYVGESKKQRGFVTKKQ, from the coding sequence ATGAGTAAAAAAATAGTTCTCCTTCTTCCTTTTGTTTTAGCCTCATGCTATAACCAAAAACGTAATTGTAAGGATTTTAAAACAGGTTCTTTTGAATTTACTCAAGAAATAGAGGGTAAAAATGAGACTTCTTATTTTGAAAGAAACGATTCATTGCAAATTGAAACTTTTAGAGGGCAAACAGATACCCTTGCTATTCGTTGGATTAATGATTGTGAATATATTGGCAAAAACATTCGTCCGAAGAACATGGCTGAAAAAAAATCGGTACATATTAAAATACTCACAACTAACGAGGAAGGCTATACTTTTGAATATTCTTATGTTGGTGAGTCAAAAAAACAACGTGGTTTTGTAACAAAAAAGCAATAA
- a CDS encoding cytochrome-c peroxidase, with the protein MNKILNNNTLKTIFMYSLLVFLMSCTNKEAYKEISSFEKLEIYFKETLVEAAVSLEDLNKANSIEEKKKCYLKARKAFKKCEPILAFVDSENYGYLNQPNILKVEEEDFTDIKINEPTGFQVIEEILFDEVVDTLALKKNVEKTQIRLTFLHKNQTLEFLKKHHILWILRDAINRIALTGITGFDSPVLENSLQESQTVYESLNTIISIFEAEFSNKKLFETWKKEIDESINFLNQTKFNEFNRYIFIKEHTHKSLSLWNETVTDWKVEFPFKQAINYDVTSLFSNETFNINYFTDQKGNPIEDDKVALGKLLFEDTSLSKEKTISCATCHKKELYFTDGVAKSPGTTRNSPTLFYAALQKGFFHDRRTGSLEGQVIDVVNNPNEFHLSLNDLEKRVIEKKEYKEAFKKVYAKDIDNYLIRNAIASYIMSLTPFNSKFDLNMQGKEKTLTKKEINGFNLFMGKGKCATCHFAPLFNGLVPTQFKESEIELIGVPKTKDTINAEIDYDLGRYGVYSTKERKFFFKTPTVRNIEKTAPYMHNGVYTTLEEIVDFYNKGGATGLGFDLEYQTLPPDKLNLTVKEKEDLVLFLKTLTDRY; encoded by the coding sequence ATGAATAAAATATTGAATAATAATACCTTAAAGACTATATTTATGTATAGTCTTTTGGTTTTTTTAATGAGTTGTACTAATAAAGAAGCTTACAAAGAAATTTCATCTTTTGAAAAATTAGAAATTTACTTTAAAGAAACATTAGTAGAAGCGGCTGTTTCCTTAGAAGATCTAAACAAGGCAAATAGTATTGAAGAAAAGAAAAAATGCTATTTGAAAGCCAGAAAAGCATTCAAGAAATGTGAACCTATTTTAGCCTTTGTAGATTCGGAAAATTACGGATATTTAAATCAACCAAATATTTTAAAAGTCGAAGAAGAAGATTTTACAGACATTAAAATAAATGAACCGACAGGTTTTCAGGTAATTGAAGAAATCCTTTTTGATGAGGTTGTTGATACTTTAGCTTTGAAAAAAAATGTTGAAAAAACACAAATAAGATTAACATTTCTACATAAAAATCAAACTTTAGAGTTTTTGAAGAAACATCATATTCTTTGGATTCTTAGGGATGCAATAAATAGAATAGCTTTAACAGGAATTACAGGTTTTGATTCACCAGTATTGGAAAATTCATTGCAAGAAAGTCAGACAGTATATGAAAGTTTAAACACAATCATTTCAATTTTTGAAGCAGAATTTTCAAACAAAAAACTATTTGAAACGTGGAAAAAAGAGATAGATGAAAGTATTAATTTTCTAAATCAAACCAAGTTCAACGAGTTTAATAGATATATTTTTATAAAAGAGCACACACATAAAAGTTTATCCCTTTGGAATGAAACTGTAACCGATTGGAAAGTTGAATTTCCTTTTAAACAAGCTATAAACTATGATGTAACTTCATTGTTTTCTAATGAAACATTCAATATAAATTACTTCACCGATCAAAAAGGAAATCCAATTGAAGACGATAAGGTTGCGCTCGGAAAATTATTATTTGAAGACACATCACTATCAAAAGAGAAAACAATTAGTTGTGCAACTTGTCATAAAAAAGAACTCTATTTTACAGATGGAGTTGCAAAATCGCCAGGAACCACCAGAAATTCACCAACTTTATTTTATGCAGCTTTACAAAAAGGATTTTTTCACGATAGACGAACAGGAAGTTTAGAAGGACAAGTTATAGATGTGGTAAACAATCCAAATGAGTTTCATTTATCGTTGAATGATTTAGAAAAACGTGTTATCGAAAAGAAAGAATATAAAGAAGCTTTTAAAAAAGTATACGCAAAAGATATTGATAATTATTTAATTAGAAATGCAATTGCTTCCTATATTATGTCTTTAACACCTTTCAATTCTAAATTCGATTTGAATATGCAAGGAAAAGAAAAAACGTTAACTAAAAAAGAAATTAATGGATTCAATCTTTTCATGGGAAAAGGAAAATGTGCCACTTGCCATTTTGCTCCATTATTTAATGGATTAGTGCCAACACAATTTAAAGAATCAGAAATAGAGTTAATTGGTGTGCCAAAAACAAAAGACACAATCAATGCAGAAATAGACTATGACTTAGGACGTTATGGCGTATATAGTACAAAAGAGCGTAAGTTTTTCTTTAAAACACCAACCGTTCGTAATATAGAAAAAACGGCTCCTTATATGCATAACGGTGTGTACACAACATTAGAAGAAATAGTAGATTTTTATAATAAAGGAGGAGCAACTGGTTTAGGTTTTGATCTAGAATACCAAACCTTGCCTCCAGATAAACTAAACTTAACGGTCAAAGAAAAAGAAGATTTAGTACTTTTTTTAAAGACCTTAACCGATAGGTATTAA
- the murQ gene encoding N-acetylmuramic acid 6-phosphate etherase, protein MSFTKTTEQASKYEHLEQMSVADLLKNINNEDKTVPLAVEKTLPQIEHLVTEIVTKMKKGGRLFYIGAGTSGRLGIVDASECPPTFGVSFDLVLGIIAGGDTAIRRAVENAEDDTTQAWEDLKAHSITPNDVVVGIAASGTTPYVISGLERCNENGISTGCITCNAGSPLAKTAQFPIEVVVGPEFVTGSSRMKAGTAQKLILNMISTTAMIQLGKVKGNKMVDMQLSNDKLVDRGIKMIMDEIPVDYKQAGELLKQYGSVRNAVDNYK, encoded by the coding sequence ATGAGTTTTACTAAAACAACAGAACAAGCGTCCAAATATGAGCATTTAGAACAGATGTCGGTTGCAGATTTATTAAAAAATATTAATAATGAAGACAAAACTGTACCACTTGCTGTAGAAAAAACATTACCACAAATTGAACATTTAGTTACAGAAATTGTTACTAAAATGAAAAAAGGAGGACGACTTTTTTATATTGGAGCTGGAACTTCTGGACGATTAGGAATTGTTGATGCATCCGAATGTCCGCCTACTTTTGGTGTGTCTTTCGATTTGGTTTTAGGTATTATTGCAGGTGGTGATACTGCCATTCGTAGAGCCGTTGAAAATGCTGAAGATGACACTACGCAAGCTTGGGAAGATTTGAAAGCACATAGCATAACTCCAAATGATGTAGTTGTTGGAATTGCGGCTTCTGGAACAACTCCTTATGTTATTAGTGGCTTAGAAAGATGCAACGAAAACGGAATTAGTACTGGTTGTATTACATGTAATGCAGGTAGCCCGTTAGCAAAAACAGCTCAGTTTCCTATTGAAGTGGTGGTTGGGCCTGAATTTGTTACAGGTAGTAGCAGAATGAAAGCTGGTACGGCTCAAAAGTTAATCCTTAACATGATTTCTACAACAGCTATGATTCAATTAGGAAAAGTGAAAGGAAACAAAATGGTCGATATGCAACTGAGTAACGATAAATTAGTGGACAGAGGTATAAAAATGATCATGGACGAAATTCCTGTAGATTATAAGCAAGCTGGAGAATTATTAAAACAATATGGCAGCGTTCGAAATGCTGTTGACAACTATAAATAA